ATCATCATGGCAATAGTCATAAGGATACCTGGTCCGTAAGCAGCTAAAAACATTGATCCAACAGGTATGCCTGCTATGATTGAAAATAGGATGAGGTTGGTTCCTGGAGGGATAACTGGGCTTACTGCAGAAGAAGCAGCTGTAACAGCACCAGAAAACTCAAGTGAGAATCCCTTCTTGGTCATCTCTGGTACAAGCATCTTTGATTGCATAGCAGCATCCGCATTAGCAGAACCAGAAATACCACCCATAAGTGCTGACAAAAGCACGTTTACTTGAGCAAGACCACCTCTGGTATGGCCAACCAAAATATTAGCCAAATCCATCAAGGCCTCACTAATCCCCGAGTAATTCATAACAGCACCCACCATTATAAAGAATGGAACTGCTAGATAGGGGAAAGACTCAATCGAAGTTACAAATTGTTGAATAACCATCTCCATAGGCATGGTATTGTTTATAAAAATGAAGTAAAAAAGACTTGCCCCCATAAGAGAAAAAGCTATAGGTACTTCAAGGAAAAACAGTACAAATAAAATAATTACTGGTAAAAACTTAATCATAGCTCATCCTCCTCGTGATTTTTTAATTTTTTAACCGACACAACTATCCTCATAATTGAGTAAATACAAACTAAGAGGAAAGAGATAACAATACTAGCATAAATCAACTGGTAAGGTGCCTCAAGGGCTGATGTTATCTTGGTCATATTGGCTGTGTAGTTATAAGAAAAATATAACATAACTGCTGATGTTATAAAAACTAAGAGGTCTGTGATAATTCTAATAACAGATCTGACCTTGCCATGAAATAAGTTTACAATAGCAGAAATACCAATAAGCTCATCTGACCTATAAGCATAAGCAAAACCTAAAAATATAACCCAGACAAAGCAAGAAACAGCTATCTCTTCTGCCCAATAGTATGTAAATTTAAGAAAATACCTAGTAAATACATTTATAACTACAAAGATAAAGGTAACACTAAGAAAAACTGATCCCAAGTATAACTCAAATTTATCCAAAAATTTTTTCATAATAACTCCTCTAGTACAAAAATATGAGGCTTGGTCTACATATCCCAATAAACGCTTTTAGCCTTAATGGTATTGAGACAAATGCATATTCGCCACCAAGCCTCATTATTTATACACTTTCTATTTTACATTCTTTAATTCTTCTAGAACTCTTTCATAAATTCCAGGTGTCCATTTATCAAATTTTGTATAAACAGATTTTGTAGCTTCTTGGAATTTTGGAATGTCAGCTTCGTGGAAGTTAACACCAAGCTCTTTAAGTTTTTGTGTATATTCTTCTTCAAGTTTGTTTGTTTCTGCAAGGTTTTCTTCAGCACCCTTATCGAATTCTTCTTGGATAATGGTTCTTTGTTCTTCTGTAAGCTCATCCCAAACCTTGGTACTAATAGAAACAGCTGATACACCAAGTAAGTGTTTTGTCAAAGAATATTCCTTAACATTTTCATATTGGCCTGTACCATAATAACTTAAGATAGAACCTTCAACACCATCGATAACACCTTGTTGAAGAGCTGCATAAGTATCTGGATATGGCATTGAAACAGGGTTAGCACCCATAGCTTCTAGAGTATAAGTGTAAAGCTGGCTGGTAGGTACGCGGATATTTAAACCTTTCATATCTTCAGGAGTCTTAATAGGTTTCTTAGTTTCCATGTTTCTGAAACCAAATACCCAATCCAAACTCAAAACTTTAATACCTTGTTCTTCAGCCTTTTTATTTAATTCTTGGCCGATATCAGATTTTACTATATGGAAGTATTCGTCAAAAGTTTTGTAAAGGAATGGTCCTGTAATAGCGTTATAATCAGGAACATAATCTCCTAAGAAGTTAACACCATCAACTAAAATCCAGTCAGAACCAGAAACAACTTGTTCCATACCATCCTTACCAATAGGTAGGATACCGCCGGTAAATAATTGAAGCTCTAAGCTACCATTGCTTCTTTCATTGATATTCTTGCAAACTTTTACAAGAGATTTTGCTGTTTGTTCATCATCAACAAACTTTGTAGAAACTTTAATAACTCTTTTGCCTTCTGTTTTTTCTCCAGAATCTTTTGCTGTTTCAACTACTTCTTTTTCATTCTTCTTATCAGCATCATTATCAGCCTTCTTAGCTCCTCCGCAAGCACTAAACACTAGAGCCATAGCCATAATGAAACCTATGGTACGTTTCTTAAACATATACCCTCCCTTAAAAAAATTTAACTGGTAGTTATTT
This genomic window from Anaerococcus murdochii contains:
- a CDS encoding C4-dicarboxylate TRAP transporter substrate-binding protein translates to MFKKRTIGFIMAMALVFSACGGAKKADNDADKKNEKEVVETAKDSGEKTEGKRVIKVSTKFVDDEQTAKSLVKVCKNINERSNGSLELQLFTGGILPIGKDGMEQVVSGSDWILVDGVNFLGDYVPDYNAITGPFLYKTFDEYFHIVKSDIGQELNKKAEEQGIKVLSLDWVFGFRNMETKKPIKTPEDMKGLNIRVPTSQLYTYTLEAMGANPVSMPYPDTYAALQQGVIDGVEGSILSYYGTGQYENVKEYSLTKHLLGVSAVSISTKVWDELTEEQRTIIQEEFDKGAEENLAETNKLEEEYTQKLKELGVNFHEADIPKFQEATKSVYTKFDKWTPGIYERVLEELKNVK
- a CDS encoding TRAP transporter small permease; protein product: MKKFLDKFELYLGSVFLSVTFIFVVINVFTRYFLKFTYYWAEEIAVSCFVWVIFLGFAYAYRSDELIGISAIVNLFHGKVRSVIRIITDLLVFITSAVMLYFSYNYTANMTKITSALEAPYQLIYASIVISFLLVCIYSIMRIVVSVKKLKNHEEDEL